From Aquificota bacterium, one genomic window encodes:
- a CDS encoding UDP-N-acetylmuramate--L-alanine ligase produces MFRERVRSFHFVGIGGIGMSGIAQILLDMGYEVSGSDIRENKNIELLRKKGAKVFIGHKEENVMGAQVLVYSSAVSEDNPEVKKAKELGIPVIPRGEMLAELFRLGEGIAVCGSHGKTTTTSMIAHVFHWAGYDPTVLIGGVLQSLGSNAKLGKDKLIISEADESDGSFLKLLPTVAVITNIDKEHIGFYRDLEDIKEAFLKFANAVPFYGFVVLNMDDPSCREIAQRTHRRVIGYGIERETNVAAKSLRLLDGRYIFEVWHEGKSLGEVHLGVPGRHNVYNALACIGVCLEANIDFKSIKGALESFKNAERRLELKGYFKGIPVYDDYGHHPTEIRAVLKAIKEMYPDKNILLVFQPHRYSRTYHLFEDFVDVLREADQCLLTDIYPAGEENIYDIKAEDLAQKAGCAYLPTKEELFEAIEEIASEDKVVLFMGAGSISKWCEEFLALKRV; encoded by the coding sequence ATGTTCAGGGAAAGGGTCAGGAGCTTCCACTTTGTGGGTATAGGTGGCATAGGCATGAGCGGTATAGCCCAAATACTCCTTGATATGGGCTATGAGGTCTCCGGTTCGGACATAAGAGAAAACAAAAACATTGAGCTTTTGAGAAAAAAAGGTGCAAAGGTCTTTATAGGGCATAAGGAAGAGAACGTGATGGGTGCGCAGGTTTTGGTCTATTCTTCCGCCGTCTCGGAGGATAACCCAGAGGTAAAAAAGGCAAAGGAGCTTGGCATACCTGTAATACCGAGGGGAGAGATGCTTGCAGAACTTTTTAGGCTTGGTGAGGGCATAGCCGTATGCGGGTCCCATGGGAAGACCACAACCACCTCCATGATAGCCCATGTGTTCCATTGGGCTGGTTATGACCCTACCGTTCTTATAGGCGGTGTGCTTCAAAGCCTTGGCTCCAACGCCAAGCTGGGCAAAGATAAGCTAATTATCTCTGAAGCAGATGAGAGCGATGGTAGCTTTCTAAAGCTTTTGCCCACGGTGGCCGTCATAACCAACATAGATAAAGAACACATAGGCTTTTATAGGGACCTTGAGGACATAAAGGAAGCCTTTTTGAAGTTTGCCAACGCAGTCCCCTTTTATGGCTTTGTGGTCCTAAACATGGATGACCCAAGCTGTAGAGAGATTGCCCAAAGGACCCACAGGAGGGTTATAGGTTATGGCATAGAAAGAGAAACAAATGTAGCTGCAAAAAGCCTTAGGCTCTTGGATGGCAGGTATATCTTTGAAGTTTGGCATGAGGGAAAGTCCTTAGGAGAAGTGCATCTTGGCGTGCCGGGAAGGCACAATGTATACAATGCTCTTGCTTGCATTGGTGTTTGCCTTGAAGCAAATATAGATTTTAAGAGCATAAAGGGGGCCCTTGAAAGCTTTAAGAATGCAGAAAGGAGGCTTGAACTAAAGGGCTACTTCAAAGGAATTCCCGTTTACGATGACTACGGACATCATCCAACGGAGATAAGGGCTGTTTTGAAAGCCATTAAAGAAATGTACCCAGATAAAAATATCCTTCTCGTATTCCAACCGCATAGGTATTCTAGGACCTATCATCTTTTTGAGGACTTTGTGGACGTACTAAGGGAAGCGGACCAATGCCTTCTTACTGATATATACCCGGCGGGCGAAGAGAATATCTATGATATAAAAGCTGAAGACCTTGCTCAAAAAGCAGGCTGTGCCTATTTACCTACAAAGGAAGAACTCTTTGAAGCAATAGAAGAAATAGCTTCTGAAGATAAGGTAGTTCTATTTATGGGTGCTGGGAGTATTTCCAAATGGTGTGAGGAGTTTTTAGCTTTAAAGAGAGTATGA
- a CDS encoding cytochrome c: MDILGFYPMWYVPTFGSAFSIAIIATIHVMASHTSVGASILLAYLATKAYKENLPQIYDYIKKYLLGLLVFSYVSGSITGPGIWFSATVANPRGISALIHNFVWVWAAEWIWFIAEVTLVYILFYTLGKIDQRSWLRLAWTFAIGSWATMYIIVGILSFMLSPGHEKWFATGNILDAFYNKNYFPHLLMRSSFMFAIAGTIGIVIASLMKKDLPENVYKSIVKTMSYWGIAGLIFGSMFFAWYVSTLPERSLVMLSGIVPKWYYALIFTILVVLLAHFVITAIRPTVAKPYVAYPIYLLIFFLGVYPEEKIRETIRKPYVAGEFVWVNQIIARDVPAKGIKAETETIKEKGLLQLNPFVPEGLRTITPENKIMAGKAIAILQCSGCHNVTGSSGLRPFGQKFAGMTSEDTVYNFLANYLTPQNHPPYMPYFVGKDEELRALSAYIADMISKGGSVSAKIEVPKQASAQR; encoded by the coding sequence ATGGACATACTGGGCTTTTATCCCATGTGGTATGTGCCAACCTTTGGTAGTGCGTTTAGCATTGCCATCATAGCTACCATTCACGTGATGGCCTCCCACACATCCGTAGGAGCATCCATACTTCTGGCCTACTTGGCCACAAAAGCCTATAAAGAGAACCTTCCACAAATTTACGACTACATCAAAAAGTATTTACTTGGCCTTTTGGTATTCTCCTACGTTTCTGGTTCTATAACAGGTCCCGGTATATGGTTTTCCGCCACGGTGGCAAACCCAAGGGGTATATCGGCCCTTATTCACAACTTTGTTTGGGTTTGGGCTGCCGAATGGATATGGTTTATAGCCGAGGTCACCCTTGTCTATATCCTCTTTTACACCTTGGGTAAGATAGACCAAAGGAGTTGGCTAAGGCTTGCTTGGACCTTTGCCATAGGCTCTTGGGCAACCATGTACATAATAGTTGGCATCCTATCCTTTATGCTATCTCCGGGGCATGAAAAATGGTTTGCCACGGGCAACATCCTTGATGCTTTTTATAACAAAAACTACTTTCCACACCTTCTTATGAGGTCCTCCTTTATGTTTGCCATAGCTGGAACCATAGGCATAGTGATAGCAAGCTTGATGAAAAAGGACCTTCCAGAAAATGTTTATAAGAGCATAGTCAAGACCATGTCCTATTGGGGCATAGCTGGCCTCATCTTTGGTAGCATGTTCTTTGCTTGGTATGTTTCCACCCTTCCAGAAAGAAGCCTTGTAATGCTCTCTGGCATAGTTCCCAAGTGGTATTATGCCCTCATCTTTACCATATTGGTAGTGCTTTTGGCACACTTTGTAATAACCGCCATAAGGCCCACGGTGGCAAAGCCCTATGTGGCTTATCCCATATACCTTCTCATCTTCTTCTTGGGTGTATATCCAGAAGAGAAGATAAGGGAAACCATCCGCAAGCCCTACGTGGCCGGTGAGTTTGTATGGGTAAATCAGATTATCGCAAGGGATGTGCCCGCCAAAGGCATAAAGGCAGAAACGGAAACCATAAAGGAAAAGGGCCTTCTACAGCTCAATCCTTTTGTGCCAGAGGGTCTAAGGACCATAACACCAGAGAACAAGATAATGGCAGGAAAGGCTATAGCCATACTCCAATGCTCTGGATGCCACAACGTGACGGGAAGCTCTGGCCTTAGGCCCTTTGGGCAAAAGTTTGCAGGCATGACCTCCGAGGATACAGTTTATAACTTCCTTGCCAACTACCTCACTCCTCAAAACCATCCCCCATACATGCCCTACTTTGTGGGAAAGGATGAGGAGCTTAGAGCCCTCTCTGCCTACATTGCGGACATGATCTCTAAGGGTGGTAGTGTTTCCGCCAAGATAGAGGTACCAAAGCAAGCATCTGCACAAAGATAA
- a CDS encoding YggS family pyridoxal phosphate-dependent enzyme: MACERLKEVEERIRLACERAGRKREEVLLLGASKGVPPERLREFFNCGLSTFGENRVQEFLKKWESLRDLSIDWHFIGRLQSNKVKYIIDKVSLIHSLDRDSLLEEIEKRAKAIGKVQEVLIEVNVGGEETKGGVEPKELKAFFERCLKAENIKVLGLMCIPPYREDPQEVRPYFSLLRRLKEELEREFGVSLPHLSMGMSHDFEVAIEEGATIVRIGTLLFGERS, encoded by the coding sequence ATGGCTTGCGAAAGGCTAAAGGAGGTGGAAGAGAGGATAAGGCTTGCCTGTGAGCGTGCAGGAAGGAAAAGGGAAGAGGTTTTACTTTTGGGGGCATCAAAGGGCGTCCCTCCAGAAAGGCTAAGGGAATTTTTTAACTGTGGCCTTTCTACCTTTGGTGAAAACAGGGTTCAGGAGTTTTTGAAAAAGTGGGAAAGCCTAAGGGACCTGTCTATAGATTGGCACTTTATAGGAAGGCTACAGAGCAACAAGGTAAAGTACATAATAGACAAGGTGAGCCTTATACACTCCTTGGACAGAGATAGCCTTTTGGAGGAGATTGAAAAGAGGGCAAAGGCTATAGGAAAGGTGCAGGAAGTGCTTATAGAGGTGAATGTGGGAGGGGAAGAGACAAAGGGGGGCGTGGAGCCAAAAGAGCTAAAGGCCTTTTTTGAAAGGTGCCTGAAGGCGGAAAATATAAAGGTGCTTGGCCTTATGTGCATACCACCCTACAGAGAGGACCCACAGGAGGTAAGGCCATACTTCTCTCTTTTGAGAAGGCTAAAGGAGGAGCTTGAAAGGGAGTTTGGAGTTTCTTTGCCACACCTTTCCATGGGCATGTCCCATGACTTTGAAGTGGCAATTGAAGAAGGGGCCACTATTGTAAGGATAGGGACTTTACTCTTTGGAGAGAGATCTTAA
- the mutL gene encoding DNA mismatch repair endonuclease MutL — protein MRINLLPDDVKSRIASGEVIEGPAECVKELMENALDARANKVEVEIVKGGKRYIGVRDNGIGIPSEDIKKAILSGATSKIRSLEDLQSINTYGFRGEALHAISLVSRFILRSRFYQEEVGREIRVEGGKVVSEREVGMPVGTHAEVYDLFYNLPLRRAFLKKEDVERKRIYNLFKALALANPSVSFRLEAEGKEVFNFKAVKDLKDRVEEVFEERFEHLSGEDGPFKVDLFLSDGAKGLFLFVNNRPISNRSLTEYIKRSTGKWKACVCYIQTPPYLLDVNIHPKKTEVKILREGKLKELIGRTLPNRNWTGISLKQSTKGYALEPELIGIIDNTLIVAKYGDYLYFFDQHLLAERYNYEVRGLTAQKACKASIRAGDKIDEKMAKDLIKSWLSFENKEVCPHGRPLYHRIYLGDLYKKLGREY, from the coding sequence ATGCGTATAAACCTTCTTCCCGATGATGTAAAAAGTAGGATAGCATCTGGAGAGGTGATAGAAGGCCCAGCAGAGTGTGTAAAAGAGCTTATGGAAAATGCCCTTGATGCAAGGGCTAACAAGGTGGAAGTGGAGATAGTAAAAGGAGGAAAAAGGTATATAGGCGTAAGGGATAACGGTATTGGGATCCCTTCGGAGGATATAAAAAAAGCTATTCTAAGTGGTGCCACAAGTAAGATCCGATCCTTAGAAGACTTGCAAAGTATAAACACATACGGCTTTAGGGGTGAGGCGCTTCATGCCATTTCGTTGGTCAGTAGGTTTATATTGAGGTCCAGATTTTATCAAGAAGAGGTAGGCAGGGAGATAAGGGTGGAGGGTGGAAAGGTGGTATCAGAAAGGGAAGTGGGCATGCCTGTAGGAACGCATGCGGAGGTTTATGACCTTTTTTACAATCTACCTTTGAGGAGGGCCTTTTTGAAAAAGGAAGATGTAGAAAGAAAAAGAATCTATAACCTTTTTAAGGCACTTGCCTTGGCCAATCCATCTGTATCCTTTAGGCTTGAGGCAGAAGGTAAAGAAGTTTTTAATTTTAAAGCTGTCAAGGACCTAAAGGATAGGGTGGAAGAGGTCTTTGAAGAAAGGTTTGAACACCTAAGCGGAGAAGATGGTCCCTTTAAAGTTGACCTGTTTTTGTCCGATGGAGCAAAAGGGCTTTTCCTTTTTGTAAACAATAGACCGATCAGCAATAGGAGCCTTACAGAATATATTAAAAGGTCCACTGGAAAGTGGAAGGCCTGCGTATGTTATATTCAAACACCTCCTTACCTTCTTGATGTAAATATCCATCCGAAAAAGACGGAAGTAAAAATACTACGGGAAGGTAAACTAAAGGAGCTTATAGGAAGGACTCTTCCGAATAGAAACTGGACTGGTATAAGCCTTAAACAAAGCACCAAGGGATATGCCTTGGAGCCGGAGCTTATTGGTATAATAGATAACACGTTAATTGTGGCAAAGTATGGCGACTACCTTTACTTTTTTGACCAACACCTTTTGGCGGAAAGATACAATTATGAGGTTAGAGGTTTGACAGCACAAAAAGCCTGCAAAGCATCCATAAGAGCGGGGGACAAGATTGATGAAAAGATGGCCAAAGATTTAATTAAAAGTTGGCTTAGCTTTGAAAACAAGGAGGTATGTCCTCATGGAAGACCCTTATATCATAGAATATACCTTGGCGACCTTTACAAAAAGCTTGGAAGGGAATACTGA
- the lgt gene encoding prolipoprotein diacylglyceryl transferase — translation MYPILIEIFGIKIYTYGVLVALGVLIAYWLLLRLAKREGLNPNHVENTLLFALLLGIVGGRLSYVIEHPEQIEGLMDVLSIWNGGMDFFGGLFGGILGALIGILKYRLPFWKTADMAVVALSIAHAIGRLGCTSAGCCYGKPFPVDGSTLPGIHFTDKFPFFYVVFPPGAVAPPYMPLYPTQLMEFIGLLLIFILLLLAYRKKPFDGFVFAFYTLLYGSLRFFLEFFRGVTPPIPGIGLTWNQLVALGMIIFSVVLALWLFKGKKHEKVA, via the coding sequence ATGTATCCCATACTTATTGAAATATTCGGCATAAAGATATACACCTATGGCGTGCTTGTGGCCCTTGGTGTCCTAATAGCCTACTGGCTCCTTCTTAGGCTTGCCAAAAGGGAAGGCCTAAACCCAAACCATGTGGAGAACACACTCCTCTTTGCTCTACTGCTTGGCATAGTGGGTGGAAGGCTATCTTATGTGATAGAGCATCCGGAACAGATAGAAGGCCTTATGGACGTGCTTAGTATATGGAACGGTGGTATGGACTTTTTTGGTGGCCTTTTTGGTGGCATATTAGGCGCTCTCATAGGCATATTAAAATACAGACTACCCTTTTGGAAAACGGCGGACATGGCAGTGGTCGCATTGAGCATAGCCCACGCCATAGGAAGGCTCGGTTGCACCTCTGCAGGCTGTTGCTATGGGAAGCCCTTTCCTGTGGATGGCTCTACCTTGCCGGGCATTCACTTTACAGACAAATTTCCCTTCTTTTATGTGGTCTTTCCACCCGGTGCGGTAGCACCACCTTACATGCCCCTATACCCTACCCAGCTTATGGAGTTTATAGGCCTGCTTTTGATCTTTATACTTCTCCTATTGGCCTACAGGAAAAAGCCCTTTGACGGCTTTGTATTTGCCTTTTATACCCTTTTGTATGGCTCACTTAGGTTTTTCCTTGAGTTTTTCAGAGGTGTCACACCTCCCATTCCCGGCATAGGCCTAACATGGAACCAGTTGGTGGCCCTTGGTATGATAATCTTCTCTGTAGTTCTTGCACTGTGGCTCTTTAAAGGTAAAAAGCATGAAAAAGTGGCTTAA
- the hisF gene encoding imidazole glycerol phosphate synthase subunit HisF, whose amino-acid sequence MLAKRIIPCLDVDRGRVVKGVRFLNLVDAGDPVEVAKVYEEQGADELVFLDITASAEGRKTTLEVVRRVAEEVFMPFTVGGGISSLEDMRKLLEAGADKISINTSAVKNPELIYEGAKRFGSQCIVVAIDAKRKGDSWEVYIHGGRTPTGLDAIEWAKKAESLGAGEILLTSMDKDGTKSGYDLELTKAIAEAVRIPVIASGGAGSMEHFYEAFTFGKADACLAASLFHFREIEIPALKAYLYSRGITVRM is encoded by the coding sequence ATGCTTGCAAAGAGGATAATACCTTGCCTTGACGTGGATAGAGGAAGGGTTGTAAAGGGTGTAAGGTTTTTAAACTTGGTGGATGCAGGAGACCCTGTAGAGGTGGCAAAGGTCTACGAAGAACAGGGAGCAGACGAGCTTGTCTTTCTTGACATTACGGCCTCTGCAGAGGGAAGGAAGACAACCCTTGAGGTGGTAAGACGTGTAGCGGAAGAAGTCTTTATGCCCTTTACCGTAGGTGGGGGTATATCAAGCCTTGAGGATATGAGAAAACTTCTTGAGGCTGGTGCGGATAAGATATCCATAAACACCTCCGCCGTTAAGAACCCAGAGCTTATATACGAAGGTGCCAAAAGGTTTGGTTCTCAATGCATAGTGGTGGCCATAGATGCAAAAAGAAAAGGAGATTCATGGGAGGTATACATTCATGGTGGAAGGACTCCTACTGGCCTTGATGCCATAGAATGGGCAAAAAAAGCAGAAAGCCTTGGAGCTGGTGAAATCCTTCTTACCTCTATGGATAAGGATGGGACAAAATCTGGTTATGATTTAGAGCTAACAAAGGCTATAGCAGAAGCCGTTAGGATTCCCGTCATAGCCTCCGGGGGAGCTGGGAGCATGGAACACTTTTACGAAGCCTTTACCTTTGGAAAGGCTGACGCTTGCCTTGCCGCATCCCTCTTTCACTTTAGGGAGATAGAGATCCCAGCTTTAAAAGCCTATCTATATTCAAGGGGTATTACGGTAAGGATGTAA
- a CDS encoding mechanosensitive ion channel family protein, translating to MIKQYLPLIGLLFVPLFVLFIERLFLKRLRFYWDIFKFVPTLWSFLFVLYILSEELKLPVSLRLIKDKALWVVFILSLSLLTSRLVALLLRMYMNRYRQEMPAVSLVVQASKVLVLLVGVIIALDKIGIAITPILTALGVGGLAVALALRDTLENLFAGFYVLASGQIKVGDYIRLEGGEEGFVEDITWRNTVIRQPSDNLIIVPNSKLSSSIVINFHKPDSELAVIVPVGVSYDSDLEKVERITIEVAKEVQKEVEGAVPDFEPFIRYTAFGDFSINFNVILRAKDVPSQHILRHEFIKRLKRRYEEEGIKIPFPIREVYLRSLSKE from the coding sequence ATGATAAAGCAATACCTTCCTCTGATAGGCCTCCTCTTTGTCCCCTTGTTCGTCCTCTTTATAGAAAGGCTTTTCCTAAAGAGGCTAAGGTTCTACTGGGACATCTTCAAGTTTGTTCCAACCCTGTGGTCTTTTCTTTTTGTCCTATACATACTTTCAGAAGAATTAAAGCTTCCTGTAAGCCTTAGGCTCATAAAAGATAAGGCCCTTTGGGTGGTCTTTATCCTTTCTCTTTCCCTTCTTACTTCTAGGCTTGTGGCCCTCCTTTTAAGAATGTATATGAACCGCTACCGTCAAGAGATGCCGGCCGTTTCCCTTGTGGTGCAAGCTTCTAAGGTTTTGGTGCTTTTGGTAGGTGTGATAATAGCCTTAGACAAGATAGGTATAGCCATAACCCCCATACTTACGGCCCTTGGTGTGGGAGGCTTGGCTGTGGCCTTGGCCCTCAGGGATACACTTGAAAACCTCTTTGCTGGCTTTTATGTGCTTGCCTCAGGACAGATAAAGGTGGGAGACTACATAAGGCTGGAAGGCGGTGAGGAGGGCTTTGTGGAAGATATTACATGGAGGAATACGGTCATAAGACAGCCCTCCGACAACCTTATAATCGTGCCAAACTCCAAGCTTTCCTCCTCCATAGTTATAAACTTTCACAAGCCAGACAGCGAACTGGCAGTGATTGTCCCCGTGGGCGTCTCTTACGACAGCGACCTTGAAAAGGTAGAAAGGATAACCATAGAGGTGGCCAAGGAGGTGCAAAAGGAGGTGGAGGGTGCAGTGCCAGACTTTGAACCCTTCATAAGGTATACGGCCTTCGGCGACTTTTCCATAAACTTTAACGTGATTCTAAGAGCAAAGGATGTTCCAAGCCAGCACATACTTAGGCATGAGTTTATAAAAAGATTGAAAAGAAGGTATGAAGAGGAAGGCATAAAGATACCCTTCCCCATAAGAGAGGTATATTTAAGATCTCTCTCCAAAGAGTAA
- the amrB gene encoding AmmeMemoRadiSam system protein B, producing MRVRKPAVAGYFYPSDRKRLEEYVDRLMDEKVEVEGSLRGLIVPHAGYECSGIVAGKVYALLKNRSYKRVVLVGPSHFVDFNGYSFGSFHAFETPLGRVEVDHLALKDFPEEAFWDMPHLYEHSLEVQLPFLQRTLKDFLLVPVVYGRVEAKRLKELLDTLCDENTLFVISSDLSHYYADETARRIDAYCHRWILEGKEELKKGCEACGKIGIEGALLYVKEKGLKAKLVDYKTSAETCGDDKRVVGYGGYVFTS from the coding sequence ATGAGGGTAAGAAAACCAGCAGTGGCAGGCTACTTTTATCCTTCTGATAGAAAAAGGCTTGAGGAGTATGTGGACAGGCTGATGGATGAAAAGGTGGAGGTAGAGGGAAGCCTTAGAGGCCTCATTGTGCCTCATGCGGGCTATGAGTGTTCTGGGATTGTGGCGGGCAAGGTCTATGCCCTTTTGAAAAACAGGAGTTATAAAAGGGTAGTCCTTGTGGGACCTTCTCACTTTGTGGATTTTAACGGCTATTCCTTTGGAAGCTTTCATGCCTTTGAAACTCCCCTTGGAAGGGTAGAAGTGGACCATCTTGCCTTAAAGGACTTTCCAGAAGAAGCCTTTTGGGACATGCCACACCTGTATGAACACTCCCTTGAGGTCCAACTTCCATTCCTCCAAAGAACTCTAAAGGATTTTTTGCTTGTGCCTGTGGTCTACGGCAGGGTTGAGGCAAAAAGGTTAAAAGAACTTTTGGATACCCTCTGTGATGAGAACACCCTCTTTGTCATAAGCTCAGACCTTAGCCACTACTACGCCGATGAGACTGCAAGAAGGATAGATGCCTATTGCCACAGGTGGATCCTTGAAGGAAAGGAGGAGCTTAAAAAAGGATGTGAAGCCTGTGGAAAGATAGGGATTGAAGGTGCCTTGCTCTACGTCAAGGAAAAGGGCCTAAAGGCCAAACTTGTAGACTATAAGACATCTGCGGAGACATGCGGGGACGATAAAAGGGTAGTAGGTTATGGTGGTTATGTTTTTACTTCATAA
- the sppA gene encoding signal peptide peptidase SppA: protein MKKWLKRLFIFVIILMVLGFLSSVLSRLPVGERVAVIKVKGAIIEPDKIVEKIQKVKEDESVKALVLRIDSPGGSVGASQEIYRALEDFKTSGKPLVVSMGNVCASGGYYISAPADVIFANPGTITGSIGVIVQHTELKVLLERLGIKTTAIKTGKFKDTLSPFRELTEEEKVYLQNTIQDAYNQFLQAILKYRSKKISEEKLREIADGRVFTGRVAKELGLVDELGNLQDAIKRAKELAGVPKARVFYMEERRGLLRRLMEEDLQGFGLDYPLMLYYIMK from the coding sequence ATGAAAAAGTGGCTTAAAAGGCTTTTTATCTTTGTAATAATATTAATGGTGCTTGGCTTTTTGAGTTCGGTTTTGTCAAGGCTTCCAGTTGGAGAACGGGTAGCAGTCATAAAGGTAAAGGGTGCCATAATAGAGCCGGATAAGATAGTGGAGAAGATTCAAAAGGTAAAAGAGGATGAAAGCGTTAAGGCCTTGGTGCTTAGGATAGATAGCCCTGGTGGGTCGGTAGGTGCCTCTCAGGAGATATACAGGGCCCTTGAGGACTTTAAAACTTCTGGAAAGCCCCTTGTGGTTTCTATGGGTAATGTGTGCGCCTCTGGGGGTTATTACATATCGGCGCCCGCGGATGTTATCTTTGCCAACCCTGGCACCATTACAGGAAGCATAGGCGTCATAGTCCAGCACACAGAGCTAAAGGTCCTTCTTGAAAGGCTTGGTATAAAGACCACGGCCATAAAGACGGGCAAGTTTAAAGATACCCTATCACCTTTTAGAGAACTAACGGAAGAAGAAAAGGTTTATCTTCAGAACACCATACAGGATGCCTACAACCAATTCCTACAAGCCATTTTAAAGTACAGGTCTAAAAAGATATCGGAAGAGAAGCTAAGAGAGATAGCCGACGGTAGAGTCTTTACGGGAAGGGTGGCAAAGGAGCTTGGCCTTGTGGATGAGCTTGGAAACCTTCAGGATGCTATAAAGAGGGCAAAGGAGCTGGCAGGCGTGCCAAAGGCAAGGGTCTTTTACATGGAGGAAAGAAGAGGCCTATTAAGAAGGCTTATGGAGGAAGACCTTCAGGGCTTTGGATTGGACTATCCTCTTATGCTTTATTACATTATGAAGTAA
- the maf gene encoding septum formation protein Maf — MRLLILASESKRRVQILSMLGFKFLVIPSYVEERHEGNPLLTARRLAFKKAFTVWKDYKFATVLGADTIVVLGKRVLGKPKDREEAKEMLRSLSGRWHKVITGVCVISPKGKISFHDIAWVKFRKMDEKEIEEYVSSEEPMDKAGAYAVQGMGARFIEKIIGDFYTVMGLPASKTYRVLKDVLD; from the coding sequence ATGAGACTGCTAATACTTGCCTCTGAGTCCAAAAGAAGAGTTCAAATACTTAGCATGCTTGGCTTTAAGTTCCTTGTTATACCTTCCTATGTGGAAGAAAGGCATGAGGGTAATCCACTTCTCACTGCCAGAAGGCTTGCCTTCAAAAAGGCCTTCACCGTTTGGAAGGATTATAAGTTTGCCACCGTTCTTGGTGCAGACACCATAGTGGTCCTTGGTAAAAGAGTTCTTGGAAAGCCAAAGGACAGGGAGGAAGCCAAGGAAATGCTAAGAAGCCTCTCTGGAAGGTGGCACAAGGTCATAACGGGTGTGTGCGTCATATCTCCCAAGGGTAAGATAAGCTTTCATGATATAGCATGGGTAAAGTTTAGAAAAATGGATGAAAAGGAAATAGAAGAGTATGTTAGCAGTGAAGAGCCTATGGACAAGGCGGGGGCCTATGCGGTGCAAGGCATGGGAGCAAGGTTTATAGAAAAGATAATAGGAGACTTTTACACTGTTATGGGCCTTCCAGCCTCCAAGACTTATAGGGTATTAAAGGATGTTCTGGATTAG
- the amrS gene encoding AmmeMemoRadiSam system radical SAM enzyme, producing MEALAWLSEEKEEKVLCKACSQRCVLGEGEYGKCGVRVNRGGKLYLTVYGLVSAINIDPIEKKPLYHFLPGTYSLSIGTVGCNFSCQFCQNWEISQYPQNNNYKVFGEPISPQELVRLAQLYKTPSISYTYNEPIIFFEFAFDVMKLAKENGIRNVFVTSGYETEEAIDIALPYLDAMNIDLKSFSDEFYRKVCGARLKPVLKIIEYAFKKGIWIEITTLLIPGYNDSEEEIKEIARFIASLSRDIPWHISRFFPAYKMADLMPTPIEKLKRAYEIGREEGLNFVYVGNYWQEDLESTYCPNCGKKVIERIGYRTKNHLKEGSCPHCGYRLPGVWV from the coding sequence ATGGAAGCCTTGGCTTGGCTAAGCGAAGAAAAGGAGGAAAAGGTCCTATGTAAGGCCTGCAGTCAGAGGTGTGTTTTGGGTGAGGGTGAGTATGGGAAGTGTGGTGTGAGGGTAAACAGGGGAGGAAAGCTTTACCTTACCGTATATGGCCTTGTTTCCGCCATAAACATAGACCCCATAGAGAAAAAGCCCCTCTATCACTTCCTTCCTGGCACCTATAGTCTCTCTATTGGCACGGTGGGTTGCAACTTCTCCTGCCAGTTTTGTCAAAACTGGGAGATCTCCCAATATCCTCAGAATAATAACTATAAAGTCTTTGGAGAGCCTATAAGCCCTCAGGAGCTTGTAAGACTGGCCCAGCTTTACAAAACACCCTCCATCTCTTACACCTACAATGAGCCTATCATATTCTTTGAGTTTGCCTTTGATGTGATGAAGCTTGCAAAGGAGAATGGCATAAGAAATGTCTTTGTAACCAGCGGTTATGAGACAGAAGAGGCCATAGACATAGCCCTTCCATACCTTGACGCCATGAACATAGACCTAAAATCCTTTTCCGATGAGTTTTATAGAAAGGTGTGCGGAGCAAGGCTAAAGCCTGTATTGAAGATCATTGAGTATGCTTTCAAAAAAGGCATATGGATAGAGATAACCACACTTCTCATACCGGGCTATAACGACTCTGAGGAGGAAATAAAGGAAATAGCCCGATTTATAGCAAGCCTATCAAGGGATATACCATGGCACATATCCCGCTTCTTCCCAGCCTATAAGATGGCAGACCTTATGCCCACACCCATAGAAAAGCTAAAAAGGGCCTATGAGATAGGAAGGGAAGAGGGCCTAAACTTTGTCTATGTGGGCAACTACTGGCAAGAGGACCTTGAATCTACCTACTGTCCAAACTGTGGTAAAAAGGTGATAGAGAGAATAGGCTACAGGACAAAGAACCACCTTAAAGAAGGCTCGTGTCCCCACTGTGGCTATAGGTTGCCCGGTGTGTGGGTATGA